The genomic interval GGATGTCCTCTTGTTCGGGAAAACTTTGTTGCATACCGAAGACACAGGTCTGCAACAAACATTAAAAAACGTCGAGAAAAAAGGGCTTACCTGTAGCTATGAAGGTATGAAGTTTGGAAGATTCTTAAATGCCGTTGATGGATTCGTGGGTCAAAACATTTCGTGCTGGTGTGAGTTTAGTGAATTTTATGAAgcaataatcaattaattttgtattaAGTGAAGATTTAACTTTCCAGTCGGACATGTTCATCGACTGACACGAAGATAGTTGATGACTTTATTGTGTGACGTGCGACCAACGATCTTCGACTTTGTCAGTGCTGCCAGGCCACCAATTCTCAACCCCACTGAACTACTGAAGTGTCACAGGATTTTGCCTGTGCTTTTTGTTGGAATTAGGGATTCGTCTTCGCGGTATAATTCATATAATTTTAATGTTTATTTAAATTAAtagaaacatatttttttagtgAACATTATATTCTTTTAACCCGAATGCAGATGAATCAAATACCGAatacgttgactgaagatccTTAACTAAATTTGAACGCCAGATATAATTGCATGAGTTCACAACTTTATTCCTGcagtttttcctcatttttcgtttaccattatcatataatataggtatatgttcTAAAGATATGATTAATGCTGGAAGGACGATTGGTACCATAGAGTAATTTACAAAACAATTTCGTTTATTAAAAAGAAGAGTTGGCGCATCCGACGTCTGTGCCAGTGGCACCAAAATCCTGGCATATCGCCTTACATAAATACTGGACTAAAGGAACATGCCTCTGATAGCTTTACACTAATGGTAATATGAATGGGACAATCACAAAAAGGAATGAAGAATGCTCAGATATTTAGATTTACCAATCTGATATCTTGTGCGGTTTCATCCACAGGATacaatcgagaaatttttgttcaatgtAAGAAGAGCAGCAAGAaaagttgctgctgctgccgcggCGAGAGTTACCATTATTGAGAAATCCAAATATAGGGAACAATTTAGAGATATATAATTTCACGTTGATCGTTCAATGATTGGGATGCCTGATGCTTCAAGAACTTATGTGTCTTTGAAGTATTGCTGAGATTCCTTGACATCTGGTTTCATAGTTTTTTGGCCTGGTTTCCATCCGGCAGGGCACACTTCTCCATACTTATCAGTGTACTGGAATGCTTGTACAAGACGAAGGGTCTCATCAACAGATCTATAAAGAAAGCATATGACTGTGTTACTCACCGCTCATTTGTTTGTTAACAAGTAATGTCGTGGTAATATGTGAAAAggtatagaaaattattttcaccttcCGACAGGAAGATCATTGACTGTGATTTGTCGCAGATTTTGTTTATCGTCGATGATAAATAGACCACGGAAGGGGATTCCAGATTCTTCATCAAGTACACCATAGTCACGAGAGATCTTGAAGCTTTTATCGGCGAGCAAAGGAATGTTCATATCGCCAAGACCTCCCTGCTTACGTGGAGTGTTGATCCAAGCCAAGTGACTGAAGTGTGAATCAGTTGAGGCTGCTACTACTTCACAACCAATTGCACGGAATTCAGCCACACGATCTGAGAATGCAACGATCTCCGTCGGACAGACAAAAGTGCTATTGAAAAcaggaggggagaaaaaaatcataatcaaGGCTCAATAATATCGGATATTTCCAACACGTGCTTTGTTGATATAATGCAAGGAAgatcaaagaaaatgaattgtGCTTGTGTCTACAATGTGACAGTTGCTTATAAGaacgaaaagttttcatcAGAGTAAAATATTTGGAGTAATTGACGATCAATACTTACAAGTCTAATGGATAGAAAAACAAGATCAAATATTTTCCCTTGTAGTCAGAGAGCGAAATTTCCTTGAACTGGCCATTTACAACAGCAGTTCCTTGGAAAGCAGGAGCTGGTTTTTGGAGATCAGGGATCGGCATGATGAGGTATGTCTATAAATGATAACAAAAGACGAATAAGTACCTGTAATTTCCATAAACGTGACACATATGGATATGGGTGCTGATAAAGATTGAGATGTACAGGTCATGAATCAGCATACAACAAGTATGATATGATCATACTCCATGTAAACATTTTGCAGCCTAGGATCATTATCTTTATTCAAAACGGATAAGAGATCTCTGAGATGAGGTAGCATGGAGTGATCCAAGAATGAAAGTGCTGAAAAACCTATGTGCACTCACGCACGCAGGAGTACTGAGAGCAAAGATAAATTTGATGGTGAATCTTGTCTAGACATATGAGGATTAGATTCGAAGTTTAATCAATTACCCGAATTAGTAGCCATTATCAAAAGATTACATAATCATGTCAACTTTAACATTGAATGGGCAGCAgtggatgaatgaatgtacatacatgtgtgaTAGTACTACATTTCCGAATCAAAAACAATAAAAGTGTCTCATTAAAGAATCTGCAGTGAAACAGAAATACATTAACACGTTCTCAATGTGATGCAATATAATAAGGGTTCAAAGTTTTGTGATTcaacacacatacatacgaaAACTTATTAATGGTTACTACTACTTCATAGGCTGATGTAACATTTCTAGCAGGTTCCATTGGAAAACTCTATCAGAGTTTAATGTTGAATCATCACCATGACAtgattgataataatgatgtgaAAACGTGGCACAAGAAATTGAATGTTGTACTCAGATAATGTAATACTATGCAACGTGATGAGTCATATTCCTCACTTTAATTATATTAGCTCTGCCAGCTGCAGGTGTGTAAATTCTAAATCCACTGGTTAGTTGAAAATTAGGTAATTCAAGCTAAGAATTGAAGATCTATGcaataatagagaaaaataatgagtTAGGACGTATACAAAGAAGTAATAACAAGAGGTGACTCAAATCGTAAAAGAATTTCTTGTTAGATATACTAGTCGATGCGGTCtaattaataacaacaatgaatTGTCCGTTTCATAAAGCTTACATGTGGTAATACTTGTGGTGGTAGCCTTCGATTCGGCGACCCTGAGAAGGAAATAATCGGATGAAACTTTTTACCAAGAAATgatacaggaaaaaaaatttcgaagaaatgaACAACTGTAACGGTCACCGCGGAGCCGTGAAACAATCAAACGATTAAGAAAGAGATTAGCTACGCTGGACAAAGACAACAGCAGGAAAATCCCCTGCATCAATTTTGCACCTAGATTATATTGAATTGTGCGCAAATAATTTGCGTAATAATGATGCAGAGCTGCACTCTGGTATCATCTACTGCAGTTCTATTGCAAAGGTTGTATCTGAGACATTATTACGGATCAGGTCCCAGATTCCACGACTTTCGTGTAATATATGTCTACACATGTGAAGATCTTCATAACGGTACCACGAAAGATTCAGCTTAGCCTTTTGAGCTGGATAACTCTGATCCTTTCACATCGGCTACTATTAGAACGTGGATTACGAGACAGCGATAGTAAATCGAATATTTTAACATGAGTAGAAACAGATGAATGCTGGCGGTGGATTCGAGTGCATATGTGTGTCAAGAAAGTCTGGTTATATTTTGTGTAGGCTAAGAGGTTATtaacggtaaaaaaattgttacacgAGATCACGTAAAACTTGGCTTACCTAAGATCGTGATGAACTTATTCCACTGGTGGTCCTTCGAGCTGTTGAGCACAAATGAAACGTCTGCGTGAGGCCAGTGCAAGTCGAACCGGTAGGCAGAACCAAGGTAGAATTATGGAGAGAAAGAGCGCTATGCGGCTGCGCAGCGAGGTTGGTTACTCACAAAAAAAACTAGCTTCCGGATATCTGCACTACCGATGTTGCACGGAAATTTTATAGTGGTTTCATCAATAAGATATGTCCAGCGGGATTACGTAACGGAAAGATTTATCCTTCTAAATCTTGGATAATTGCTATGTTTGAGGTGGGATAATTCTTGTGATATACTCCAAGATATCAGAATTTCAGAATTGGTTGCGGCTTCAATCCCATCTAGCGTTCAGCCCCTGAATCGGGTTGCAGCCTTGCCGGTGCAGTCTTTTATTCCTACGCGAGGTCACCGGTGGGGTACTTATTCCTAACCTAAGTCTGGCatgtaattataaatgaattataataatctaaTACCTACTAGTTCATTTGGGTGGCcacatgaaatatttattccatttGCACCTTTGAAGACAGACCGGCACTATCCGTCATATCCGCTTctaagaaaaggaagaaatatcTGACAGCAACCGTACTGTCAAAAAAATGAGCAGACGCTAATTTGCAGATGTGTCCCTTTGTATACTGTGGCATATAAAACGGTTGCTAATTTTCCGAAACAATGAATTCGCTTTGTTTCTTATATCCCGACGAAATGCGGAATTGCTTGATTTATACCTTGCAGTAGATATGGGGGCAAAATTCGAGAACAAATCGGACAAGTGGGACACGTGTCACGTGATATCTCGCCTTCCCTATCGATTGGACCGcgtatttcaaatttaaaacATAGACAATTTGCTCCGCGGAATAACTACTCCAAGCATTGAGAATAGATAGTCCAAATACCTATTAATAATTTCTCTTACAGATTCACAACTAAATGAACAATGTCACAAATCGTCCAATACATCGTAGTTCGTCAAGATCTGATGAAAATCATGGGCTGGCCAGTCGGTGCAGTTATTGCTCAAGCATGCCACGCGTGTGCCGCTGTAACTCATTTATTCCAAGACGATATTCACATGAAAACTTATCTCGCTGACTTGGATAATATGCATAAGGTGGTTTTGGAGGTATAAATTAGAAAGAATCACAGATGCCAATCTTTCTTTCTAACCGTGGGATTAATTCTTTTGGTACACCGGTGCTGCCCGTAAATATACTCATAATGCAATTACGCGGTCACGTTGTATAATACTTTATGTAATTGCGtatgtaattttcatttgtctATCGCGGAAATAGCCATGCTTGGTTTAATGCAGAATTACCACATACATTATCCAACCTGGCcgtttattcattattttgagAGAATAAATTCTAAGACTGCAAATGAAAACAAACAAGATTCTGAAAACGAATCActtcaaaaaaacaacatcccCTATCTCAGCTCATTCaatttcgtgtatatatatatgatttcGTTAATGAGTATCTTAGGTTCGAACTTTGCTTGATTTTTACCACACAATTTTATGacgcaatttatttttctcaggcCCCAGATGAGGCAAGTTTAACAGACTTGAAAGCGACTTTGGATCAAAATGAAATCAAGTACAAGCTCTGGATAGAACAGCCAGAAAACATACCAACTTGCGTCGTTGTAAAACCATACCCCAAACAAGAGATTCAAATGTTCttcaaaaagttcaaattattcaagtgATAATGTGTATATAGTGGAAAACAATCACCGTTTTATCATTCAGGTGCTCTTTAATTGCGTATTTGTGCCCCTAGTGACATGGTCtgcagaaaaatgataaaaatttcttttatacagTCGTATGGCTCGTTAAAACATaaaagttgaataattattgtaatgaaTAACACTGTATGATTcgctggaaataaaaatattccgtaCGAAACATTATATATACGAGAACAGAATTATTTCTACCAATTTCTTCTTAAATTTCAATCGTAGTATTTTTGAAGAGTAAAAAACGTATGATAAAGACCGAAATTGGTTGGTCAAGGGCCTCTGTAccgtgataaatttttttacgataatTTTGTGACCCGATTCGAACTACTGTAGCAAAGATCAATGATGTGACTTCTTGTAATCTGAAATTGGGATTTAAGCAGAATATTTTAGATCCAGGTCTCTTGTTGCTGCATTTTCCCTTCTTGAATCACGCAATTCGTATCACACGAGTGTAAACATATACAAGATATTCGGAGCATGAAACCGACTGCAAATATTATACCATACCTTGCACATATGATAATCATATgccaatgaataaaatatttctgtatTACAGGGCAACACGTGATCTCGATATcccaagaaaaaattggatacgTGAAATGACGTACatggaaatgttttttttttccgattttacgtataatgaaaaatatctctgTTGTCCATTATACCGTACGTGTCACAAATCGAAATACTGCATCTGAGTATACGGAATATATTTGTACTGAGTAtcagataaatattttattaatacaGCGCGATTAGttgaataatcataataagaagaagaagaataatgataataatgataagagaaataataacatcaacaacaacaaaaacaacgatAATGATGTTAATaaccaaaataataataacaataataacaataacgtggtgaaatgtataaaaatgttTCAAGCGTCACAGATTACATTATACATGGAAACTTCATTACTATGTACTATGTATGCGACGATAatatggtataatatatagaCATCTATCATATAAATATTCACGTGTGTACAAAGTCCTCTTGtcatatcatcattatcaacaTTACTAGATATAAAattgttgttataattttattcaaattacatGTAAACTTATACGTTCAACATCGGCATGGAAGTAATTCAATAATCCACATGGTATATAATCGCTAGAAGAAATACACTAATAATTTCATCCGCTTTATACCATTAGATCTTGCGACTGACGTTTAATGGTCGATGCGATGAAATAACCGTAAATAATCAGTtttaatctttgaaaaatcggagTTGATCGTAAGACGCACATAGGTAATCTCCGAATGACATTAGATCATCGCATTCATCTTTGGGTATCGACGCGGTATTACGCGATATTTTGATCCAACTTTACTATCATTTCTATACGGGGCAGTATAATATTCAATTGCAAGTGAAttcataataaaataatacctaTAATGAAGTTTATGATACTTGGCATGCATTGTatgaaatgataatattattccattgattacaattataattttgatGTGTATATTTGTACACCTGTGGTTGAAATTGGCTTACAATTAGGTGGTAGATAAGCTTAtggtgttttaattttttttctattccactGTATTTACTTATCACGTAATTAAATATGAAACAATGTTTCTTGAAGAATCTAAGAGTACA from Athalia rosae chromosome 6, iyAthRosa1.1, whole genome shotgun sequence carries:
- the LOC105690557 gene encoding peroxiredoxin 1, whose product is MPIPDLQKPAPAFQGTAVVNGQFKEISLSDYKGKYLILFFYPLDFTFVCPTEIVAFSDRVAEFRAIGCEVVAASTDSHFSHLAWINTPRKQGGLGDMNIPLLADKSFKISRDYGVLDEESGIPFRGLFIIDDKQNLRQITVNDLPVGRSVDETLRLVQAFQYTDKYGEVCPAGWKPGQKTMKPDVKESQQYFKDT
- the LOC105690558 gene encoding putative peptidyl-tRNA hydrolase PTRHD1, translating into MSQIVQYIVVRQDLMKIMGWPVGAVIAQACHACAAVTHLFQDDIHMKTYLADLDNMHKVVLEAPDEASLTDLKATLDQNEIKYKLWIEQPENIPTCVVVKPYPKQEIQMFFKKFKLFK